A region from the Aegilops tauschii subsp. strangulata cultivar AL8/78 chromosome 5, Aet v6.0, whole genome shotgun sequence genome encodes:
- the LOC109743640 gene encoding uncharacterized protein isoform X3: MATPPSPPPPPAPATIFDLGDDLLSQILVRLPALPTLVRAACACRAFRRAARSFPSFRRSFRERHAPPVLALFLEPNMEVVPLHPCPWRRHDPDLVAADFFDVRHGDALSSGWKINSETPCSGGYLIHDNCSEGAQRGAAYSPLTQVLDLFLDLPPVGKIYLEFYTLLPEDGRRPSRVVCVRVDGQRAERAAVFSSDTMEWQIFPETTLQLTVSDRLRASGVVHGLVYWRGWMYDQIVVLDTATFQFSLIDLPTPLKPELGESTYKLGETKDENLCIVDIKDKTIVSWFLDNCSVVNSWITYKNFPLRPIVRELTGCSMEEEDYCNVNVDLVAVIDGFVYLCIFYLKDTEYRELYLSICLETSDMCELYNGAYRHNEAAHPYVMAWPPSLVQSKEESETEDDDPKDTEETSSVLIAALQSFSQALMNADKEKEIVAELDAFLRPTEDGKGSLISRISTLDAQMTAARNRILRINE; encoded by the exons ATGGCCACCCCGCcctccccaccgccgccgcccgctcccgCCACCATATTCGATCTCGGCGATGACCTCCTCAGCCAGATCCTCGTCCGCCTCCCCGCCCTCCCGACCCTCGTCCGCGCCGCCTGCGCCTGCCGCGCcttccgccgcgccgcccgctcGTTCCCCTCCTTCCGCCGCAGCTTCCGCGAGCGCCACGCGCCGCCCGTGCTCGCGCTCTTCCTCGAGCCCAACATGGAGGTCGTCCCGCTCCACCCCTGCCCCTGGCGCCGCCACGAcccggacctcgtcgccgccgATTTCTTTGACGTCCGCCACGGCGACGCCCTCTCCTCCGGGTGGAAGATCAATTCCGAGACTCCTTGCTCCGGCGGCTACCTCATCCACGACAACTGCAGCGAGGGCGCTCAGCGGGGAGCCGCCTACAGCCCGCTGACGCAGGTCCTGGATCTGTTCCTCGATCTGCCGCCGGTGGGAAAGATCTACCTTGAATTCTACACGCTCCTCCCCGAAGACGGCCGGAGGCCGTCCCGCGTGGTCTGTGTGCGTGTAGACGGCCAACGGGCGGAGCGCGCCGCCGTCTTCTCATCGGACACCATGGAGTGGCAAATTTTCCCGGAGACTACGCTGCAACTGACTGTATCTGACAGGCTCAGGGCCAGCGGAGTGGTGCATGGGCTCGTTTACTGGAGAGGCTGGATGTATGACCAAATCGTGGTGCTCGACACCGCGACCTTTCAGTTCTCTCTTATCGATCTGCCCACGCCTTTGAAACCGGAGTTGGGTGAATCAACATATAAGCTTGGTGAGACCAAGGATGAGAATCTCTGCATCGTAGATATAAAGGATAAAACCATTGTTTCTTGGTTCCTGGACAATTGTAGTGTCGTCAACAGCTGGATTACGTACAAGAATTTCCCATTGCGCCCAATTGTTAGGGAGCTCACTGGGTGCTCAATGGAGGAAGAGGATTATTGTAATGTCAACGTGGACCTTGTGGCAGTTATCGATGGCTTTGTCTACCTCTGTATTTTCTACCTCAAGGACACAGAATATCGTGAGCTGTACCTGTCGATATGCCTGGAAACATCAGATATGTGCGAGCTCTATAATGGTGCATATCGGCATAATGAGGCGGCCCATCCCTATGTCATGGCATGGCCTCCTTCTTTGGTACAAAGCAAG GAGGAGTCAGAAACTGAAGATGATGATCCCAAGGACACAGAAGAAACTTCCtctgtcctcattgctgcactgCAGTCTTTCAGCCAAGCTTTGATGAATGCTGATAAAGAAAAAGAAATCGTGGCAGAGTTAGATGCCTTTTTGCGTCCCACCGAAGATGGCAAGGGCTCTCTTATCAGCAGAATCTCTACTTTGGATGCGCAGATGACGGCCGCGAGAAACCGTATCCTGAGGATAAATGAATGA
- the LOC109743640 gene encoding uncharacterized protein isoform X2 yields MATPPSPPPPPAPATIFDLGDDLLSQILVRLPALPTLVRAACACRAFRRAARSFPSFRRSFRERHAPPVLALFLEPNMEVVPLHPCPWRRHDPDLVAADFFDVRHGDALSSGWKINSETPCSGGYLIHDNCSEGAQRGAAYSPLTQVLDLFLDLPPVGKIYLEFYTLLPEDGRRPSRVVCVRVDGQRAERAAVFSSDTMEWQIFPETTLQLTVSDRLRASGVVHGLVYWRGWMYDQIVVLDTATFQFSLIDLPTPLKPELGESTYKLGETKDENLCIVDIKDKTIVSWFLDNCSVVNSWITYKNFPLRPIVRELTGCSMEEEDYCNVNVDLVAVIDGFVYLCIFYLKDTEYRELYLSICLETSDMCELYNGAYRHNEAAHPYVMAWPPSLVQSKQEESETEDDDPKDTEETSSVLIAALQSFSQALMNADKEKEIVAELDAFLRPTEDGKGSLISRISTLDAQMTAARNRILRINE; encoded by the exons ATGGCCACCCCGCcctccccaccgccgccgcccgctcccgCCACCATATTCGATCTCGGCGATGACCTCCTCAGCCAGATCCTCGTCCGCCTCCCCGCCCTCCCGACCCTCGTCCGCGCCGCCTGCGCCTGCCGCGCcttccgccgcgccgcccgctcGTTCCCCTCCTTCCGCCGCAGCTTCCGCGAGCGCCACGCGCCGCCCGTGCTCGCGCTCTTCCTCGAGCCCAACATGGAGGTCGTCCCGCTCCACCCCTGCCCCTGGCGCCGCCACGAcccggacctcgtcgccgccgATTTCTTTGACGTCCGCCACGGCGACGCCCTCTCCTCCGGGTGGAAGATCAATTCCGAGACTCCTTGCTCCGGCGGCTACCTCATCCACGACAACTGCAGCGAGGGCGCTCAGCGGGGAGCCGCCTACAGCCCGCTGACGCAGGTCCTGGATCTGTTCCTCGATCTGCCGCCGGTGGGAAAGATCTACCTTGAATTCTACACGCTCCTCCCCGAAGACGGCCGGAGGCCGTCCCGCGTGGTCTGTGTGCGTGTAGACGGCCAACGGGCGGAGCGCGCCGCCGTCTTCTCATCGGACACCATGGAGTGGCAAATTTTCCCGGAGACTACGCTGCAACTGACTGTATCTGACAGGCTCAGGGCCAGCGGAGTGGTGCATGGGCTCGTTTACTGGAGAGGCTGGATGTATGACCAAATCGTGGTGCTCGACACCGCGACCTTTCAGTTCTCTCTTATCGATCTGCCCACGCCTTTGAAACCGGAGTTGGGTGAATCAACATATAAGCTTGGTGAGACCAAGGATGAGAATCTCTGCATCGTAGATATAAAGGATAAAACCATTGTTTCTTGGTTCCTGGACAATTGTAGTGTCGTCAACAGCTGGATTACGTACAAGAATTTCCCATTGCGCCCAATTGTTAGGGAGCTCACTGGGTGCTCAATGGAGGAAGAGGATTATTGTAATGTCAACGTGGACCTTGTGGCAGTTATCGATGGCTTTGTCTACCTCTGTATTTTCTACCTCAAGGACACAGAATATCGTGAGCTGTACCTGTCGATATGCCTGGAAACATCAGATATGTGCGAGCTCTATAATGGTGCATATCGGCATAATGAGGCGGCCCATCCCTATGTCATGGCATGGCCTCCTTCTTTGGTACAAAGCAAG CAGGAGGAGTCAGAAACTGAAGATGATGATCCCAAGGACACAGAAGAAACTTCCtctgtcctcattgctgcactgCAGTCTTTCAGCCAAGCTTTGATGAATGCTGATAAAGAAAAAGAAATCGTGGCAGAGTTAGATGCCTTTTTGCGTCCCACCGAAGATGGCAAGGGCTCTCTTATCAGCAGAATCTCTACTTTGGATGCGCAGATGACGGCCGCGAGAAACCGTATCCTGAGGATAAATGAATGA
- the LOC109743640 gene encoding uncharacterized protein isoform X1 yields MATPPSPPPPPAPATIFDLGDDLLSQILVRLPALPTLVRAACACRAFRRAARSFPSFRRSFRERHAPPVLALFLEPNMEVVPLHPCPWRRHDPDLVAADFFDVRHGDALSSGWKINSETPCSGGYLIHDNCSEGAQRGAAYSPLTQVLDLFLDLPPVGKIYLEFYTLLPEDGRRPSRVVCVRVDGQRAERAAVFSSDTMEWQIFPETTLQLTVSDRLRASGVVHGLVYWRGWMYDQIVVLDTATFQFSLIDLPTPLKPELGESTYKLGETKDENLCIVDIKDKTIVSWFLDNCSVVNSWITYKNFPLRPIVRELTGCSMEEEDYCNVNVDLVAVIDGFVYLCIFYLKDTEYRELYLSICLETSDMCELYNGAYRHNEAAHPYVMAWPPSLVQSKVSLCLCQEESETEDDDPKDTEETSSVLIAALQSFSQALMNADKEKEIVAELDAFLRPTEDGKGSLISRISTLDAQMTAARNRILRINE; encoded by the exons ATGGCCACCCCGCcctccccaccgccgccgcccgctcccgCCACCATATTCGATCTCGGCGATGACCTCCTCAGCCAGATCCTCGTCCGCCTCCCCGCCCTCCCGACCCTCGTCCGCGCCGCCTGCGCCTGCCGCGCcttccgccgcgccgcccgctcGTTCCCCTCCTTCCGCCGCAGCTTCCGCGAGCGCCACGCGCCGCCCGTGCTCGCGCTCTTCCTCGAGCCCAACATGGAGGTCGTCCCGCTCCACCCCTGCCCCTGGCGCCGCCACGAcccggacctcgtcgccgccgATTTCTTTGACGTCCGCCACGGCGACGCCCTCTCCTCCGGGTGGAAGATCAATTCCGAGACTCCTTGCTCCGGCGGCTACCTCATCCACGACAACTGCAGCGAGGGCGCTCAGCGGGGAGCCGCCTACAGCCCGCTGACGCAGGTCCTGGATCTGTTCCTCGATCTGCCGCCGGTGGGAAAGATCTACCTTGAATTCTACACGCTCCTCCCCGAAGACGGCCGGAGGCCGTCCCGCGTGGTCTGTGTGCGTGTAGACGGCCAACGGGCGGAGCGCGCCGCCGTCTTCTCATCGGACACCATGGAGTGGCAAATTTTCCCGGAGACTACGCTGCAACTGACTGTATCTGACAGGCTCAGGGCCAGCGGAGTGGTGCATGGGCTCGTTTACTGGAGAGGCTGGATGTATGACCAAATCGTGGTGCTCGACACCGCGACCTTTCAGTTCTCTCTTATCGATCTGCCCACGCCTTTGAAACCGGAGTTGGGTGAATCAACATATAAGCTTGGTGAGACCAAGGATGAGAATCTCTGCATCGTAGATATAAAGGATAAAACCATTGTTTCTTGGTTCCTGGACAATTGTAGTGTCGTCAACAGCTGGATTACGTACAAGAATTTCCCATTGCGCCCAATTGTTAGGGAGCTCACTGGGTGCTCAATGGAGGAAGAGGATTATTGTAATGTCAACGTGGACCTTGTGGCAGTTATCGATGGCTTTGTCTACCTCTGTATTTTCTACCTCAAGGACACAGAATATCGTGAGCTGTACCTGTCGATATGCCTGGAAACATCAGATATGTGCGAGCTCTATAATGGTGCATATCGGCATAATGAGGCGGCCCATCCCTATGTCATGGCATGGCCTCCTTCTTTGGTACAAAGCAAGGTGAGCCTGTGCTTATGT CAGGAGGAGTCAGAAACTGAAGATGATGATCCCAAGGACACAGAAGAAACTTCCtctgtcctcattgctgcactgCAGTCTTTCAGCCAAGCTTTGATGAATGCTGATAAAGAAAAAGAAATCGTGGCAGAGTTAGATGCCTTTTTGCGTCCCACCGAAGATGGCAAGGGCTCTCTTATCAGCAGAATCTCTACTTTGGATGCGCAGATGACGGCCGCGAGAAACCGTATCCTGAGGATAAATGAATGA